The Thunnus albacares chromosome 11, fThuAlb1.1, whole genome shotgun sequence genome contains a region encoding:
- the LOC122992158 gene encoding uncharacterized protein LOC122992158 isoform X4, with translation MLSDTPTAAYQDLNLTINSTLNSATCTAHGGYPEPEVKWTGQNKSSGEQLKLKDAQTSHQQHPTKKTFSVTSTVSVKELKSVTCHVYNRRSNQQIKNTAVIDAPGEAHLRDRSTIVVSIGVVAAILLLLLFVCFLCRRCQDSNQRPQPEENDEDSADRNAPVASPEGQESQEGPQQAVNQEDSAANEVPADGNAPDAPSNLPEGQESQEGPQQAVNQEDSAAGGVPAGKNAPVASSNSSEGDVSEGKVLLTYQTGSSHFSVKQDADDASNEDTTAAAAATADTEEKTKLLSDSKEDSDETKSTKSVKDK, from the exons ATGCTTTCTGACACACCCACAGCTGCCTACCAAGATCTTAACCTGACCATtaacagcacattaaacagtgCAACCTGTACTGCACATGGAGGATACCCTGAACCTGAAGTGAAATGGACTGGTCAAAACAAATCCAGCGGTGAACAACTGAAACTGAAGGATGCTCAGACGTCCCATCAGCAGCATCCAACCAAGAAAACCTTCTCTGTCACAAGCACCGTCAGTGTCAAAGAGCTGAAGTCTGTAACCTGCCACGTGTATAACCGTCGCTCCAACCAGCAGATTAAGAACACTGCAGTGATTGATGCTCCTG GTGAGGCCCATCTGAGGGATCGTTCTACAATAGTTGTATCAATTGGAGTTGTTGCTgccatattattattattattatttgtgtgttttctctgcagaaGAT GTCAAGATTCAAACCAGAGGCCTCAGCCAGAAGAGAACGATGAAGACTCAGCTGACAGAAATGCTCCTGTTGCCTCACCAGAAG GTCAAGAATCACAAGAGGGGCCTCAGCAAGCAGTAAACCAAGAAGACTCAGCAGCCAATGAAGTTCCAGCTGACGGCAATGCTCCTGATGCTCCTTCCAACTTACCAGAAG GTCAAGAATCACAAGAGGGGCCTCAGCAAGCAGTAAACCAAGAAGACTCAGCAGCCGGTGGAGTTCCAGCTGGCAAAAATGCTCCTGTTGCTTCTTCCAACTCATCAGAAGGTGATGTTTCTGAGGGCAAAGTTTTACTAACCTATCAAACTGGGTCTAGCCATTTCTCTGTGAAGCAGGATGCAGACGATGCTTCCAATGAGgacaccactgctgctgctgctgctactgctgatacagaagagaaaacaaagctaTTAAGTGACAGCAAAGAAGattcagatgaaacaaaatccacaaaaagtGTCAAAGACAAATGA
- the LOC122992158 gene encoding uncharacterized protein LOC122992158 isoform X3 has product MLSDTPTAAYQDLNLTINSTLNSATCTAHGGYPEPEVKWTGQNKSSGEQLKLKDAQTSHQQHPTKKTFSVTSTVSVKELKSVTCHVYNRRSNQQIKNTAVIDAPGEAHLRDRSTIVVSIGVVAAILLLLLFVCFLCRRCKKSEEGRQQAVNQEDLAANEVPADGNAPDAPSNLPEGQDSNQRPQPEENDEDSADRNAPVASPEGQESQEGPQQAVNQEDSAAGGVPAGKNAPVASSNSSEGDVSEGKVLLTYQTGSSHFSVKQDADDASNEDTTAAAAATADTEEKTKLLSDSKEDSDETKSTKSVKDK; this is encoded by the exons ATGCTTTCTGACACACCCACAGCTGCCTACCAAGATCTTAACCTGACCATtaacagcacattaaacagtgCAACCTGTACTGCACATGGAGGATACCCTGAACCTGAAGTGAAATGGACTGGTCAAAACAAATCCAGCGGTGAACAACTGAAACTGAAGGATGCTCAGACGTCCCATCAGCAGCATCCAACCAAGAAAACCTTCTCTGTCACAAGCACCGTCAGTGTCAAAGAGCTGAAGTCTGTAACCTGCCACGTGTATAACCGTCGCTCCAACCAGCAGATTAAGAACACTGCAGTGATTGATGCTCCTG GTGAGGCCCATCTGAGGGATCGTTCTACAATAGTTGTATCAATTGGAGTTGTTGCTgccatattattattattattatttgtgtgttttctctgcagaaGAT GTAAAAAATCAGAGGAGGGGCGTCAGCAAGCAGTAAACCAAGAAGACTTAGCAGCCAATGAAGTTCCAGCTGACGGCAATGCTCCTGATGCTCCTTCCAACTTACCAGAAG GTCAAGATTCAAACCAGAGGCCTCAGCCAGAAGAGAACGATGAAGACTCAGCTGACAGAAATGCTCCTGTTGCCTCACCAGAAG GTCAAGAATCACAAGAGGGGCCTCAGCAAGCAGTAAACCAAGAAGACTCAGCAGCCGGTGGAGTTCCAGCTGGCAAAAATGCTCCTGTTGCTTCTTCCAACTCATCAGAAGGTGATGTTTCTGAGGGCAAAGTTTTACTAACCTATCAAACTGGGTCTAGCCATTTCTCTGTGAAGCAGGATGCAGACGATGCTTCCAATGAGgacaccactgctgctgctgctgctactgctgatacagaagagaaaacaaagctaTTAAGTGACAGCAAAGAAGattcagatgaaacaaaatccacaaaaagtGTCAAAGACAAATGA
- the LOC122992158 gene encoding protein IWS1 homolog isoform X1, with amino-acid sequence MLSDTPTAAYQDLNLTINSTLNSATCTAHGGYPEPEVKWTGQNKSSGEQLKLKDAQTSHQQHPTKKTFSVTSTVSVKELKSVTCHVYNRRSNQQIKNTAVIDAPGEAHLRDRSTIVVSIGVVAAILLLLLFVCFLCRRCKKSEEGRQQAVNQEDLAANEVPADGNAPDAPSNLPEGQDSNQRPQPEENDEDSADRNAPVASPEGQESQEGPQQAVNQEDSAANEVPADGNAPDAPSNLPEGQESQEGPQQAVNQEDSAAGGVPAGKNAPVASSNSSEGDVSEGKVLLTYQTGSSHFSVKQDADDASNEDTTAAAAATADTEEKTKLLSDSKEDSDETKSTKSVKDK; translated from the exons ATGCTTTCTGACACACCCACAGCTGCCTACCAAGATCTTAACCTGACCATtaacagcacattaaacagtgCAACCTGTACTGCACATGGAGGATACCCTGAACCTGAAGTGAAATGGACTGGTCAAAACAAATCCAGCGGTGAACAACTGAAACTGAAGGATGCTCAGACGTCCCATCAGCAGCATCCAACCAAGAAAACCTTCTCTGTCACAAGCACCGTCAGTGTCAAAGAGCTGAAGTCTGTAACCTGCCACGTGTATAACCGTCGCTCCAACCAGCAGATTAAGAACACTGCAGTGATTGATGCTCCTG GTGAGGCCCATCTGAGGGATCGTTCTACAATAGTTGTATCAATTGGAGTTGTTGCTgccatattattattattattatttgtgtgttttctctgcagaaGAT GTAAAAAATCAGAGGAGGGGCGTCAGCAAGCAGTAAACCAAGAAGACTTAGCAGCCAATGAAGTTCCAGCTGACGGCAATGCTCCTGATGCTCCTTCCAACTTACCAGAAG GTCAAGATTCAAACCAGAGGCCTCAGCCAGAAGAGAACGATGAAGACTCAGCTGACAGAAATGCTCCTGTTGCCTCACCAGAAG GTCAAGAATCACAAGAGGGGCCTCAGCAAGCAGTAAACCAAGAAGACTCAGCAGCCAATGAAGTTCCAGCTGACGGCAATGCTCCTGATGCTCCTTCCAACTTACCAGAAG GTCAAGAATCACAAGAGGGGCCTCAGCAAGCAGTAAACCAAGAAGACTCAGCAGCCGGTGGAGTTCCAGCTGGCAAAAATGCTCCTGTTGCTTCTTCCAACTCATCAGAAGGTGATGTTTCTGAGGGCAAAGTTTTACTAACCTATCAAACTGGGTCTAGCCATTTCTCTGTGAAGCAGGATGCAGACGATGCTTCCAATGAGgacaccactgctgctgctgctgctactgctgatacagaagagaaaacaaagctaTTAAGTGACAGCAAAGAAGattcagatgaaacaaaatccacaaaaagtGTCAAAGACAAATGA
- the LOC122992158 gene encoding uncharacterized protein LOC122992158 isoform X2 yields MLSDTPTAAYQDLNLTINSTLNSATCTAHGGYPEPEVKWTGQNKSSGEQLKLKDAQTSHQQHPTKKTFSVTSTVSVKELKSVTCHVYNRRSNQQIKNTAVIDAPGEAHLRDRSTIVVSIGVVAAILLLLLFVCFLCRRCKKSEEGRQQAVNQEDLAANEVPADGNAPDAPSNLPEGQESQEGPQQAVNQEDSAANEVPADGNAPDAPSNLPEGQESQEGPQQAVNQEDSAAGGVPAGKNAPVASSNSSEGDVSEGKVLLTYQTGSSHFSVKQDADDASNEDTTAAAAATADTEEKTKLLSDSKEDSDETKSTKSVKDK; encoded by the exons ATGCTTTCTGACACACCCACAGCTGCCTACCAAGATCTTAACCTGACCATtaacagcacattaaacagtgCAACCTGTACTGCACATGGAGGATACCCTGAACCTGAAGTGAAATGGACTGGTCAAAACAAATCCAGCGGTGAACAACTGAAACTGAAGGATGCTCAGACGTCCCATCAGCAGCATCCAACCAAGAAAACCTTCTCTGTCACAAGCACCGTCAGTGTCAAAGAGCTGAAGTCTGTAACCTGCCACGTGTATAACCGTCGCTCCAACCAGCAGATTAAGAACACTGCAGTGATTGATGCTCCTG GTGAGGCCCATCTGAGGGATCGTTCTACAATAGTTGTATCAATTGGAGTTGTTGCTgccatattattattattattatttgtgtgttttctctgcagaaGAT GTAAAAAATCAGAGGAGGGGCGTCAGCAAGCAGTAAACCAAGAAGACTTAGCAGCCAATGAAGTTCCAGCTGACGGCAATGCTCCTGATGCTCCTTCCAACTTACCAGAAG GTCAAGAATCACAAGAGGGGCCTCAGCAAGCAGTAAACCAAGAAGACTCAGCAGCCAATGAAGTTCCAGCTGACGGCAATGCTCCTGATGCTCCTTCCAACTTACCAGAAG GTCAAGAATCACAAGAGGGGCCTCAGCAAGCAGTAAACCAAGAAGACTCAGCAGCCGGTGGAGTTCCAGCTGGCAAAAATGCTCCTGTTGCTTCTTCCAACTCATCAGAAGGTGATGTTTCTGAGGGCAAAGTTTTACTAACCTATCAAACTGGGTCTAGCCATTTCTCTGTGAAGCAGGATGCAGACGATGCTTCCAATGAGgacaccactgctgctgctgctgctactgctgatacagaagagaaaacaaagctaTTAAGTGACAGCAAAGAAGattcagatgaaacaaaatccacaaaaagtGTCAAAGACAAATGA